In a single window of the Lineus longissimus chromosome 4, tnLinLong1.2, whole genome shotgun sequence genome:
- the LOC135487010 gene encoding uncharacterized protein LOC135487010 — MATENWQQVGWDLKKSDTSRTSELPRPILWDTARATAGFDTSFPVGVDTEPTVRTKSVQFSLKNEEDVQFDTKAFREHSIGVFRKTLFQAVLFIDLLEAIWIGAVVAVFLFIPEIRIVFVGSAQPGLNNTTLHSSPNISNNTMEDVTLSKGSAWLIAFCLLFIVTFVTTCVITFVFERREKRVPSQLFLFLLVNTFALLMGDIACLYQTEVMLSVMCLVGFAFIQLLLYLICTKRSPLSNSPHCTAMALVFHICLMSGVAFSISDLVYKSPWYYGLSSFLISTFFLVAALYHAWPGNEHDCMNELRRSHVYSYRALKVWFAVPLAIAVCFCKKRSLPSSTENEAETESNKDADL; from the exons ATGGCTACCGAGAACTGGCAACAGGTCGGTTGGGACCTGAAGAAGAGTGATACTAGCAGAACCAGCGAACTGCCTCGTCCAATCTTATGGGACACTGCACGTGCTACGGCTGGTTTCGATACTTCATTTCCTGTTGGAGTGGATACCGAGCCCACTGTCCGAACAAAGTCAGTTCAAT TTTCACTTAAAAATGAAGAGGACGTGCAGTTCGATACCAAGGCCTTTAGGGAACATTCGATCGGTGTTTTCAGGAAGACACTGTTTCAGGCG GTCCTCTTCATCGATCTGTTGGAAGCCATCTGGATCGGCGCCGTTGTTGCAGTCTTCCTATTCAT TCCTGAGATACGGATTGTCTTTGTCGGATCAGCCCAGCCCGGCCTTAACAACACGACACTCCACAGTTCCCCCAACATCAGCAACAACACCATGGAAGACGTTACGCTTTCGAAAGGATCGGCATGGCTGATCGCTTTTTg CTTACTGTTCATTGTTACATTTGTAACGACGTGTGTTAtcacatttgtttttgaaagaaG AGAGAAGAGGGTTCCATCTCAACTCTTCCTATTCTTGCTG GTAAACACCTTTGCCTTACTGATGGGtgacattgcttg TTTGTATCAAACAGAAGTGATGTTGTCAGTGATGTGCCTTGTCGGCTTTGCATTTATTCAACTTCTTCTCTATCTTATATGCACTAAG AGGTCTCCATTATCTAATTCACCTCACTGcacggcgatggcgctcgtcttCCATATATGTTTGATGTCTGGTGTTGCATTTTCAATCAGCGACCTAGTCTACAAATCTCCTTGG TACTATGGCCTCAGTTCATTCCTTATTTCGACATTCTTTCTTGTG GCAGCCTTGTACCATGCATGGCCAGGCAACGAGCATGATTGCATGAACGAGCTGCGTCGATCTCATGTCTACAGCTACAGAGCACTCAAAGTCTGGTTTGCCGTCCCACTTGCTATCGCCGTTTGTTTCTGCAAAAAGCGTTCCTTGCCAAGCAGCACAGAGAACGAAGCGGAGACAGAATCAAACAAAGACGCTGATCTGTGA